A window from Kribbella jejuensis encodes these proteins:
- a CDS encoding ABC transporter permease — protein sequence MATEAESLRRRGNQRAQAIGAKLGLTDPAALATLRDAYLVTYEFPAPLMVRVADDMLADLRADVGSRRTDRILGLGRDGHHLAFAMGMLDHDFIRRNCSNLVVSRALVENAVQDLENHQRMSFPQIDGFRRVASRVNPADTVGGFHVLSEYLQLRGVPVGRPGSRVTVFDTSFKGTVQELLSAVYPETTFTGRYAFHGASPYDPHPGSKKGYEVHLSATEGRGGLPLYELPADVSKTFAHQLALNSVEELLDGPMSSPVRIGAAGPEQTGQRHRPALLDGLSRGRISPRLQDPAVREGVKVMNLHAVADLAGDVARVRDAGGNYRAWLDDWAQRYRMEVRAWISGGSTNPRLAEFLDSFVHRADKRQVDLLQKTLDRAQVPEAARESIWAAYEQCGSDGDKKVFVENVLNSTRAGGGSDGRREGRRPGGRVDGPGRDDRGL from the coding sequence ATGGCAACCGAGGCAGAGTCCCTGCGGCGACGTGGCAACCAACGGGCACAGGCAATCGGCGCGAAGCTTGGCCTGACGGATCCAGCCGCCCTGGCCACCCTCCGAGACGCCTACCTCGTCACCTACGAATTCCCGGCTCCGCTGATGGTCCGAGTAGCCGACGACATGCTGGCCGACCTTCGCGCGGACGTCGGATCCCGCCGTACGGACCGGATCCTCGGACTGGGCCGGGACGGTCACCATCTGGCGTTTGCGATGGGAATGCTTGATCACGACTTCATCCGGCGGAATTGTTCGAACCTCGTCGTGTCGCGAGCTCTGGTCGAGAACGCAGTGCAGGACCTCGAGAATCACCAGCGGATGAGCTTCCCGCAGATCGACGGTTTCCGGCGGGTCGCGTCCCGGGTGAACCCTGCCGACACCGTGGGTGGTTTCCACGTGCTGAGCGAGTACCTGCAGCTGCGTGGGGTGCCGGTCGGCCGGCCGGGGAGCCGCGTGACCGTGTTCGACACGAGCTTCAAGGGCACGGTGCAAGAGCTCTTGTCGGCGGTGTATCCAGAGACCACCTTCACTGGGCGGTACGCGTTCCACGGCGCCTCGCCGTACGACCCGCATCCGGGGAGCAAGAAGGGGTACGAAGTACACCTGTCTGCTACTGAAGGACGCGGTGGACTACCGCTGTACGAACTGCCGGCAGACGTCTCCAAGACGTTCGCACATCAGCTCGCGCTCAACAGCGTCGAGGAGTTGTTGGACGGGCCGATGTCGAGTCCGGTACGAATCGGCGCAGCAGGCCCCGAACAAACCGGTCAGCGCCATCGGCCGGCCCTGCTCGACGGTCTGAGCCGCGGCCGGATCTCGCCGCGTCTGCAGGACCCTGCGGTGCGTGAAGGAGTCAAGGTGATGAACCTCCACGCCGTGGCTGATCTCGCCGGGGATGTCGCGCGAGTACGCGATGCCGGAGGCAACTATCGTGCCTGGTTGGACGACTGGGCGCAGCGCTACCGCATGGAGGTCCGCGCCTGGATCAGCGGCGGATCCACCAATCCGCGGCTGGCGGAGTTCCTCGACTCGTTCGTACATCGCGCGGACAAGAGGCAGGTCGACTTGCTCCAGAAGACGCTCGACCGGGCTCAGGTTCCCGAGGCCGCGCGGGAGTCGATCTGGGCAGCGTACGAGCAGTGTGGCAGCGATGGGGACAAGAAGGTCTTCGTGGAGAATGTTCTGAACTCGACTCGGGCAGGCGGAGGTAGTGATGGGCGGCGGGAAGGAAGACGACCCGGAGGGCGAGTGGACGGCCCTGGCCGGGACGACCGCGGGCTTTGA
- a CDS encoding nucleoside hydrolase, with translation MGGGKEDDPEGEWTALAGTTAGFEEFEDMADAMLQDGPPPRVGPPAIAKAPMIIDTDLGGDPDDTVALVVAARRVPELALVVTSDEYGGERARLVRYLLDLLGRADVRVVAGADLGNSRMWVMDGVCPADVPRQGDDVVGAIEEVCSGAEGRVRWVGMGPLSSLARLQQEAPVLVPQLAVTQMGGAIKYRDPSRAEHNFRVDAEAAIRMLPELGRWNPRFVVSDVTFTPAMEITRESALYQRWGRSGARPWERVLRQHFDRWMAKYPGSMQHDALTLAAAMLWPGVRFVRERVALDDRARMSLSAGGVEIAMSVSADYSAFFAWLEEALR, from the coding sequence ATGGGCGGCGGGAAGGAAGACGACCCGGAGGGCGAGTGGACGGCCCTGGCCGGGACGACCGCGGGCTTTGAGGAGTTCGAGGACATGGCGGACGCGATGCTTCAGGACGGGCCGCCGCCGCGGGTCGGCCCGCCAGCGATTGCCAAGGCGCCGATGATCATCGACACCGACCTGGGTGGGGACCCGGACGACACTGTCGCGTTGGTGGTAGCAGCCCGCCGAGTGCCTGAGCTGGCATTGGTGGTGACGAGTGACGAGTACGGCGGGGAGCGGGCTCGGCTCGTGCGGTACCTGCTGGATCTGCTCGGCCGGGCGGACGTCCGTGTGGTGGCAGGGGCCGATCTCGGGAACAGCCGGATGTGGGTGATGGACGGAGTCTGTCCTGCCGACGTGCCCCGGCAGGGCGACGATGTGGTCGGTGCGATCGAGGAGGTCTGCTCCGGGGCCGAGGGCCGGGTCCGCTGGGTCGGCATGGGACCGCTGTCGAGCCTCGCGCGGCTGCAGCAGGAGGCTCCGGTGCTGGTGCCACAGCTGGCCGTTACGCAGATGGGCGGAGCGATCAAGTATCGGGATCCGTCGCGGGCCGAGCACAACTTCCGGGTGGACGCCGAGGCGGCGATCCGGATGCTGCCCGAACTCGGGCGGTGGAATCCGAGGTTCGTGGTGTCGGACGTGACGTTCACCCCGGCGATGGAAATCACCCGCGAGTCCGCGCTCTACCAGCGCTGGGGTCGCTCCGGCGCCAGACCGTGGGAGCGGGTGCTGCGTCAGCACTTCGACCGCTGGATGGCCAAGTACCCAGGGTCAATGCAGCACGACGCCCTGACGCTCGCGGCTGCGATGTTGTGGCCGGGGGTGCGGTTTGTGCGGGAGCGGGTGGCGCTGGATGACAGGGCGCGGATGAGTCTCAGTGCCGGGGGAGTTGAGATTGCGATGTCGGTCTCGGCGGACTACTCCGCGTTCTTCGCCTGGCTGGAGGAGGCGCTCAGATGA
- a CDS encoding sensor histidine kinase produces MGEDTRRGWGPAVLGAAALLLCVVTVLLDIRNGSNAPAAAELDRGWTAALSGLAQVVPGLLLLHRLPRHAVAWILTCSGLLWIVDGFASSWATYAVYTVPDSPGASAAYWFYSRVGAFLLLGLPLLILLFPDGKLPTARLWRLMSIASLAVTTLLPALLLVAPMSVMERYQRSALPPEITRLALDPISINLPYGVWSALLRVAYLGVIVSLVVPFAVTVHRYRSAERERRTQIRWLMWAALVDMLVLIVPLESPPTVPALLFALAIALTSAAIVVAVSKHRLYEVDRLLSATFLYGVLAALVVGVDLAVFAVAGGVLGERDAALVAIAVVAIVYAPLRSRLWRWARRLVRGSRDDPYATMAALAERLESAAGSSDQLRAVARTVAEAFRLPYVRVEIDRPGGERVVIEHGRETGPAHALPVGYRGEPIGRLAFCAGTGAALSERDQRLLGDLVRQAAAAARASELSAELQAGRRRLVAAREEERRRLRRDLHDSLGPSLGAVALRIETARNLSAAAPAEADRMLEQAATEVTAALADVRRLVHDLRPPALDELGLVRAIEQQAERFRLGGLTVAVDADPLGTLPAGVEVAAYRIASEALTNVARHAAASRCDIVLRLADTMLELSVTDDGTGIGEQVRAGVGMLSVRERAAELGGVCSVTCPPGGGTAVRVRLPLDAVPEVVRG; encoded by the coding sequence GTGGGGGAGGACACCAGGAGGGGATGGGGGCCGGCTGTACTCGGGGCAGCCGCGCTCCTGCTCTGCGTCGTCACGGTCCTGCTCGACATCCGGAACGGATCGAACGCGCCCGCAGCGGCGGAGCTCGACCGTGGATGGACCGCGGCGCTGTCGGGTCTCGCGCAGGTCGTGCCCGGGCTGCTGCTCCTGCACCGGCTGCCTCGCCACGCCGTCGCCTGGATCCTCACCTGCTCCGGTCTGCTCTGGATCGTCGACGGATTCGCCTCGAGTTGGGCGACGTACGCCGTCTACACCGTCCCGGACTCGCCCGGTGCGTCAGCGGCCTACTGGTTCTACTCACGCGTCGGCGCATTCCTGCTGCTCGGACTGCCGCTGCTCATCCTGCTCTTCCCGGACGGGAAGCTGCCGACTGCACGGCTGTGGCGGTTGATGTCGATCGCCAGCCTCGCCGTGACAACACTGTTGCCGGCACTGCTGCTGGTCGCGCCGATGAGTGTGATGGAGCGTTACCAGCGATCCGCGCTGCCGCCGGAGATCACCCGGTTGGCACTGGACCCGATCAGCATCAACCTCCCGTACGGCGTCTGGTCCGCGCTGCTGCGCGTCGCCTACTTGGGTGTGATCGTCAGCCTGGTGGTGCCGTTCGCCGTCACCGTGCACCGCTACCGCTCCGCCGAACGCGAGCGCCGTACGCAGATCCGCTGGCTGATGTGGGCGGCGCTGGTCGACATGCTGGTGCTGATCGTGCCGCTGGAGAGCCCACCGACGGTCCCGGCGCTGCTGTTCGCGCTGGCCATCGCGCTCACCTCGGCGGCGATCGTGGTTGCCGTGAGCAAGCATCGGCTGTACGAGGTCGACCGGTTGCTGTCGGCCACCTTCCTGTATGGCGTCCTGGCGGCGCTCGTGGTCGGTGTCGACCTCGCGGTGTTCGCCGTCGCCGGTGGAGTGCTCGGTGAGCGGGACGCCGCGCTGGTGGCGATCGCCGTGGTCGCGATCGTGTACGCGCCGTTGCGGAGCCGGCTGTGGCGATGGGCCCGGCGGCTGGTACGAGGCTCCCGGGACGACCCGTACGCGACGATGGCCGCGTTGGCCGAGCGGCTCGAGTCGGCCGCTGGTTCCAGCGACCAGCTTCGCGCGGTCGCGCGTACGGTGGCGGAGGCGTTCCGGTTGCCGTACGTCCGGGTGGAGATCGACCGGCCGGGTGGTGAGCGAGTCGTCATCGAGCACGGCCGCGAGACCGGACCGGCGCACGCCTTGCCGGTGGGGTATCGCGGTGAGCCGATCGGACGGCTGGCATTCTGCGCAGGGACCGGTGCCGCGCTGTCCGAGCGCGACCAACGACTGCTGGGAGACCTGGTCCGGCAGGCCGCTGCCGCCGCGCGGGCGAGCGAGCTGAGCGCGGAACTGCAGGCCGGCCGACGCCGGCTCGTCGCGGCACGGGAGGAGGAACGGCGCCGGCTGCGCCGCGACCTGCACGACAGCCTCGGCCCCAGCCTCGGCGCCGTCGCGTTGCGGATCGAGACCGCCCGCAATCTGTCGGCGGCCGCTCCTGCCGAGGCGGATCGGATGCTCGAACAGGCCGCCACCGAGGTGACCGCCGCGCTGGCCGACGTACGCCGGTTGGTCCACGACTTGCGGCCGCCGGCGCTCGACGAGCTCGGGCTCGTCCGGGCGATCGAGCAGCAGGCCGAGCGTTTCCGGCTCGGCGGGCTGACGGTCGCTGTGGACGCGGATCCGCTCGGGACCTTGCCGGCCGGAGTCGAGGTGGCGGCGTACCGGATCGCGTCCGAGGCGCTGACCAACGTGGCCCGACACGCGGCGGCGTCCCGCTGTGACATCGTGCTGCGGTTGGCGGACACGATGCTGGAGTTGTCGGTGACGGACGACGGGACGGGAATCGGTGAGCAGGTGCGTGCGGGCGTGGGCATGTTGTCGGTGCGCGAGCGGGCCGCTGAGCTCGGGGGAGTGTGCAGCGTGACGTGTCCGCCGGGCGGCGGTACGGCGGTCCGCGTCCGGTTGCCGTTGGACGCCGTACCGGAGGTGGTTCGTGGCTGA
- a CDS encoding response regulator transcription factor gives MAETVRVLLADDHPVYRDGLAALLGSLDGVEVVGTAADGVEAVDGARELQPDVVVMDVQMPRLDGIEATRAITADSPHIGVVVLTMAEEDQTLFAAMRAGARGYLLKGANQGEIVRAITAVAQGEAIFGPAIARRVAEFFAAAPAATPGSPFPQLTAREHEILALVAAGRSNGQIATELYLSPKTVRNNVSNIFAKLHVADRAEAIIRARNAGLGH, from the coding sequence GTGGCTGAGACGGTACGTGTACTGCTCGCGGACGATCATCCGGTGTATCGCGACGGGCTGGCCGCGTTACTCGGGTCGCTGGACGGCGTCGAGGTCGTCGGTACGGCGGCCGACGGGGTGGAGGCTGTCGACGGTGCCCGCGAGCTGCAGCCGGACGTAGTGGTGATGGACGTGCAGATGCCGCGCCTGGACGGGATCGAGGCGACCCGGGCGATCACCGCGGACAGCCCGCACATCGGGGTCGTGGTACTGACGATGGCCGAGGAGGACCAGACGCTGTTCGCGGCGATGCGGGCCGGCGCCCGCGGGTACCTGCTGAAGGGCGCGAACCAGGGCGAGATCGTCCGGGCGATCACCGCGGTCGCGCAGGGCGAGGCGATCTTCGGGCCGGCGATCGCGCGGCGGGTGGCCGAGTTCTTCGCCGCGGCACCGGCCGCCACGCCGGGCAGCCCGTTCCCGCAGCTGACCGCGCGCGAGCACGAGATCCTCGCGCTCGTCGCGGCCGGCCGCTCCAACGGCCAGATCGCCACCGAGCTCTACCTGTCGCCGAAGACCGTCCGCAACAACGTCTCGAACATCTTCGCCAAACTCCACGTCGCCGACCGCGCCGAAGCCATCATCCGAGCCCGCAACGCCGGCCTCGGCCACTGA
- a CDS encoding CGNR zinc finger domain-containing protein has translation MPDPIAPLPPAPGADTWLALDFANTAIALPGGQYVDLLGSPASVNGWLTAHGLAPDDADVQEMCASQLRALREHVRSLLAARVVGAPALPAALDAVNDALTRVPTTPLLRWDDKTGPYRATACPTNEILDHALATIAASAADLLTSPEAEALTACDSAPCNRYLIRHGRRQWCSTRCGDRVRAARAYARRTAG, from the coding sequence ATGCCGGATCCGATCGCGCCGCTGCCGCCCGCTCCGGGCGCCGACACCTGGCTCGCGCTGGACTTCGCCAACACCGCCATCGCGCTCCCCGGCGGTCAGTACGTCGACCTGCTCGGCAGCCCCGCGTCCGTCAACGGTTGGCTCACCGCACACGGCCTGGCGCCGGACGACGCCGACGTACAGGAGATGTGCGCGAGTCAACTCCGCGCCCTCCGCGAACACGTCCGCTCGCTCCTGGCCGCGCGCGTCGTCGGAGCCCCGGCCCTCCCGGCGGCACTGGACGCCGTGAACGACGCCCTCACCCGGGTCCCGACGACACCTCTCCTTCGGTGGGACGACAAGACCGGCCCTTACCGAGCGACCGCCTGCCCAACGAACGAAATACTTGACCACGCACTGGCCACCATCGCCGCCAGCGCAGCCGATCTGCTCACCAGCCCCGAAGCCGAAGCCCTGACTGCCTGCGACTCCGCGCCGTGCAACCGGTACCTGATCCGCCACGGCCGCCGCCAGTGGTGCTCGACCCGCTGCGGCGACCGGGTTCGCGCGGCCCGTGCGTACGCGCGGCGTACCGCGGGTTAG
- a CDS encoding MFS transporter: MKLTALLVCVFGVTTGEFVVAGILPAVAGDLRVSIPAAGLLVTAYALGMIVGGPLLTAITAGRPRKPLALGLLGVAVTGNLLSTVAPGYGVLFAARIVTALVTSTFFANAIVIATTSAPPDKKASTVAKLAFGMNLAMILGAPLGTWIGETFGWRSTFAAITACCATGLVLVARFVPNDQPGVRTRALGEFTVFRDRDLLLAIVITAVANVGVLMVFTYLAPLLTGPASFSAAAVAPMLLVYGVGATIGNLVGGRLADRALLPSQLGALAMLVVLLVALRLSPSAALTGLLVFAVGAVGFSVIPGMQARVLTTAAAAPTLAIAVNASAYQVAAAFAGWLGGRVVAGLGLPAIYLVAAAATVLGVALTGVAAARGGRGVSPR; encoded by the coding sequence ATGAAGCTGACGGCGTTGCTGGTGTGCGTGTTCGGGGTAACCACGGGGGAGTTCGTGGTGGCGGGGATCCTGCCGGCCGTGGCGGGCGACCTGAGGGTGTCGATCCCGGCGGCGGGCCTGCTGGTCACGGCGTACGCGCTCGGCATGATCGTCGGCGGTCCGTTGCTGACGGCAATCACCGCCGGCCGGCCGCGGAAACCCCTGGCGCTCGGGCTGCTGGGGGTCGCGGTCACCGGGAACCTGCTGTCCACGGTCGCGCCCGGGTACGGCGTCCTGTTCGCGGCGCGGATCGTGACAGCGCTGGTCACGTCGACGTTCTTCGCGAACGCGATCGTGATCGCCACCACCTCGGCGCCGCCGGACAAGAAGGCCTCCACGGTCGCGAAGCTTGCCTTCGGCATGAACCTCGCGATGATCCTCGGCGCCCCGCTCGGCACCTGGATCGGCGAGACCTTCGGCTGGCGTTCGACGTTCGCGGCGATCACCGCCTGCTGCGCGACCGGCCTCGTCCTGGTCGCTCGCTTCGTACCGAACGATCAGCCCGGCGTCCGCACCCGCGCACTCGGCGAGTTCACGGTGTTCCGCGACCGCGACCTGCTCCTCGCGATCGTCATCACGGCCGTCGCGAACGTCGGCGTGCTGATGGTGTTCACCTACCTCGCACCGCTCCTGACGGGGCCGGCATCGTTCTCCGCCGCCGCGGTCGCGCCGATGTTGCTGGTGTACGGCGTCGGCGCGACCATCGGCAACCTGGTCGGTGGCCGGCTGGCGGACCGGGCGCTGCTGCCGTCGCAGCTCGGCGCTCTCGCAATGCTCGTCGTGCTGCTCGTGGCCCTGAGGCTGAGTCCGAGCGCGGCGCTGACCGGCCTACTCGTCTTCGCCGTCGGAGCGGTCGGCTTCTCGGTGATCCCCGGCATGCAGGCGCGGGTGCTGACCACAGCCGCCGCGGCGCCGACGCTGGCGATCGCGGTCAATGCGTCGGCGTACCAGGTGGCGGCCGCCTTCGCCGGTTGGCTCGGCGGCCGCGTCGTGGCCGGTCTCGGCTTGCCCGCGATCTACCTTGTTGCCGCGGCCGCCACGGTCCTCGGAGTTGCCCTGACCGGTGTCGCGGCGGCGCGCGGCGGGCGCGGGGTCAGTCCCAGATGA
- a CDS encoding GNAT family N-acetyltransferase encodes MTLTSVSYRSLTGPEEIDLFCRLSYVLDHELPDDFANGCRRPEWAWVALDGDRLLARLAWWTTPGGDVPLQFDFFDVDDSLPQDRRDEVGLRLFETATAAVFPAGAKLPEYGRFVPPDWHEDPASREVVESRTRVLEKTGARLLVERLRLEWTPSSPVPEPAGRLVFRPVADREDLLALMTPVMEGTLDAHGQADLASGLSAREAAERHYDEEFAGFKSPHEWWRIAELPDGGGPVGFVVPARNTYHPIIAYLGVLPAQRGNGYIDEILAEGTRILAAEGVDHIRASTDLGNVPMAKAFARAGYVNFERSLNFIWD; translated from the coding sequence TTGACACTGACCTCGGTCAGCTATCGATCCCTGACCGGCCCGGAGGAGATCGATCTCTTCTGCCGACTCTCGTACGTCCTCGACCACGAACTGCCCGACGACTTCGCCAACGGCTGCCGGCGCCCCGAGTGGGCCTGGGTCGCGCTCGACGGCGACCGGCTGCTCGCCCGCCTTGCCTGGTGGACGACCCCGGGCGGTGACGTCCCGCTGCAGTTCGACTTCTTCGACGTCGACGACTCACTCCCCCAGGACCGTCGCGACGAGGTCGGCCTGCGGCTGTTCGAGACTGCCACAGCGGCCGTCTTTCCGGCCGGCGCGAAGCTGCCGGAGTACGGCCGCTTCGTCCCGCCCGACTGGCACGAGGACCCGGCGAGCCGCGAGGTGGTCGAATCCCGCACGCGCGTGCTCGAGAAGACGGGAGCACGCCTGCTGGTCGAGCGGCTCCGGCTGGAATGGACTCCGTCGTCCCCGGTCCCGGAGCCTGCCGGCCGTCTCGTGTTCCGCCCGGTGGCCGACCGTGAGGACCTCCTCGCCCTGATGACCCCGGTCATGGAGGGAACCCTCGACGCCCACGGCCAAGCCGACCTCGCCTCCGGCCTGAGCGCACGCGAGGCGGCGGAGCGGCATTACGACGAAGAGTTCGCCGGCTTCAAGAGCCCGCACGAATGGTGGCGGATCGCCGAACTCCCCGACGGTGGCGGTCCGGTCGGCTTCGTGGTCCCGGCCCGCAACACCTATCACCCGATCATCGCGTATCTCGGCGTCCTGCCCGCGCAGCGCGGCAACGGCTACATCGACGAGATTCTCGCCGAGGGCACCCGCATCCTGGCCGCCGAGGGCGTCGACCACATCCGGGCCTCGACCGACCTCGGCAACGTCCCGATGGCGAAGGCCTTCGCCCGCGCCGGCTACGTGAACTTCGAACGCTCGCTGAACTTCATCTGGGACTGA